In Amaranthus tricolor cultivar Red isolate AtriRed21 chromosome 3, ASM2621246v1, whole genome shotgun sequence, a single window of DNA contains:
- the LOC130807265 gene encoding uncharacterized protein LOC130807265: MAQAQAQAQEHDKQGGLLVKQVFVQHGPYGSKVPRNYNWQLFHGDRISEVIINHGNIVNGIGFNITRPDGGSYVPKFGGNGGLQSIIKLKENEYPIGFSGIHGYYSNSNEVVIGQIKVHTNLYIEGYGPYGFGMDLIHVAQFVTPYEYGLPLMGIFGRQGSYLESIGVLLKFD; this comes from the exons ATGGCCCAAGCCCAAGCTCAAGCCCAAGAACACGACAAACAAGGGGGTCTCCTTGTG AAGCAAGTGTTTGTACAACATGGGCCTTATGGTTCTAAGGTGCCTCGCAACTACAACTGGCAACTTTTTCATGGGGATCGTATCAGTGAAGTAATAATAAATCATGGAAATATTGTTAATGGAATTGGGTTCAACATAACTAGACCAGATGGAGGCAGTTATGTTCCCAAATTCGGTGGAAATGGTGGACTACAATCTATT atcaaattgaaagaaaatgaaTATCCTATTGGCTTTAGTGGGATACATGGATACTATTCAAATAGCAATGAAGTTGTTATTGGCCAAATTAAGGTACACACCAACTTATACATTGAAGGATATGGGCCGTATGGATTTGGTATGGATCTTATACATGTAGCGCAATTTGTGACACCCTATGAATATGGTCTCCCTCTTATGGGCATTTTCGGTAGGCAAGGCAGCTATCTTGAGTCCATCGGGGTTCTACTAAAGTTCGACTAA
- the LOC130807266 gene encoding uncharacterized protein LOC130807266 codes for MAQVEAQFQAEEQAQEKGVLLKQGTVRYGPYGSSSPQNFDWQLLHGERFIRVSIRHGWIVDAIGFRARRPDGGNRDVHFGGNGGNQSHIDLRPSEIVLGFSGKSAYSIGANQVVIAQIYVHTNERTLGPYGSATDVTNVTDFYSPIRVDRPLVGVFGRCGRYLESVGVILRLNN; via the exons ATGGCACAAGTAGAAGCACAATTCCAAGCAGAAGAACAAGCCCAAGAAAAAGGAGTCTTATTG AAGCAAGGAACTGTGAGATATGGGCCTTATGGCTCTTCGTCTCCTCAAAACTTCGACTGGCAACTTCTTCATGGCGAACGTTTCATTCGTGTGTCCATAAGACATGGTTGGATTGTCGACGCAATTGGGTTTAGGGCACGTAGACCAGATGGTGGTAACAGAGATGTTCATTTCGGTGGAAATGGTGGAAATCAATCTCAT ATTGATTTGCGACCTTCTGAGATTGTTCTTGGCTTTAGTGGAAAATCTGCATACTCAATCGGCGCGAATCAGGTTGTTATTGCCCAAATCTACGTACACACTAATGAGCGTACCCTTGGACCGTATGGAAGTGCTACCGATGTTACAAATGTTACCGATTTTTACTCACCAATTCGAGTTGATCGCCCTCTTGTTGGAGTTTTTGGTAGGTGTGGTAGGTATCTTGAGTCTGTTGGGGTGATACTAAGGTTAAACAACTAA